From the Priestia koreensis genome, one window contains:
- a CDS encoding GNAT family N-acetyltransferase — protein sequence MANFKIHERMPTVDEHQILWESVGWGNIHTETSSQSLAHSLYGVVATVDGEPVGMGRIVGDNYMYFYIQDVAIHPTYQGTGLGKEIMERLLAYIKQRRNGGVAFVGLFSAEGKDGFYEKLGFQNHAPHMTGMFTVFEG from the coding sequence ATGGCTAATTTTAAAATTCATGAGCGTATGCCAACTGTTGACGAGCACCAAATTTTGTGGGAGTCAGTTGGCTGGGGAAATATCCATACGGAAACATCGAGTCAATCGCTTGCTCATTCGTTATACGGTGTTGTGGCAACGGTTGACGGAGAGCCGGTCGGAATGGGAAGAATTGTAGGCGACAACTATATGTATTTTTATATTCAGGACGTCGCCATTCATCCGACGTATCAAGGAACAGGACTCGGTAAAGAAATTATGGAGCGCTTGCTCGCCTATATTAAGCAAAGACGAAACGGTGGAGTCGCCTTTGTTGGCCTTTTTTCTGCGGAAGGAAAAGACGGGTTTTACGAAAAGCTAGGCTTTCAAAATCATGCTCCACATATGACAGGAATGTTTACGGTGTTTGAAGGATAA
- a CDS encoding alpha/beta hydrolase family protein has protein sequence MKNSKEHTKFAGFRKVDVTDEHLGVTFPMLVLYPTDALEKEENIGPYKLNVSMHAEVIGGAHPLVIISHGSGGTPLVYRDLARSLAQNGFIVAMPEHPFNNIRDNHLANSASILESRPRNITRVIDWFYSSGLFKHHVHFDDISIVGHSMGGYTAIALVGGIPTTLPWETENQMPQMINVKADERIKKVILLAPALGWFRSEGALKEVRIPILMMTGESDDITPSFHAEFLLKGITNREQIEHKVIKNAGHFSFLSPFPLEMRSPSFPPSQDPKEFNRELFQPQLTADVLNFLTS, from the coding sequence TTGAAAAATAGCAAGGAACATACAAAGTTTGCCGGTTTCCGGAAAGTGGATGTTACCGATGAGCATTTAGGGGTGACGTTTCCTATGCTCGTCTTGTATCCGACGGACGCACTTGAAAAAGAAGAGAACATAGGGCCTTATAAATTAAACGTTTCGATGCATGCAGAGGTAATAGGTGGCGCGCACCCACTCGTCATCATCTCTCATGGCAGTGGGGGAACGCCGCTCGTCTACAGAGATTTAGCTAGAAGCTTAGCTCAGAATGGATTTATTGTGGCGATGCCAGAGCATCCATTTAATAATATCCGTGACAATCACTTAGCGAACTCAGCCAGTATTTTAGAAAGCAGACCTCGAAATATCACTCGCGTTATTGATTGGTTTTATAGTAGTGGTTTGTTTAAACACCACGTTCATTTTGATGATATTTCGATCGTCGGACATTCTATGGGTGGTTATACAGCGATTGCGTTAGTCGGTGGAATCCCAACGACTCTTCCTTGGGAAACGGAGAATCAAATGCCTCAAATGATAAACGTAAAAGCAGATGAACGCATCAAAAAAGTCATTTTACTCGCACCTGCTTTGGGGTGGTTTAGAAGTGAAGGAGCGCTTAAAGAAGTTCGTATCCCCATCTTAATGATGACAGGTGAAAGTGATGACATTACGCCTTCTTTTCACGCTGAATTTCTCTTAAAAGGAATCACAAATCGTGAGCAGATTGAACATAAGGTCATCAAAAATGCAGGGCACTTCTCGTTTTTAAGTCCGTTTCCATTAGAGATGAGATCGCCTTCATTTCCACCTTCTCAAGACCCAAAAGAATTTAATCGCGAGCTTTTTCAACCACAATTAACCGCGGATGTTTTGAATTTTTTAACATCTTAA
- a CDS encoding acyltransferase family protein, translated as MSQGKGHRYIYGLDGLRALAVLAVIVYHLNLTWAMGGFLGVDIFFVLSGYLITSIILPAKGEELSFKLKDFWISRIRRLLPAAYVMIMTTMAWVVLFKGDLLSKVRGDAIASLFYSSNWWFIFHKVSYFDSFGSPSPLKNLWSLAIEEQFYLLWPLLLIAGLTLFKSRLKFATIVLIGAVGSAVAMGMMYEPGMDPSRIYYGTDTRSFELLIGCFLALIWPMKRLSTKKLPKVPQASLNIIGGVTLLVTLASFYVVNEYQSFVYQGGMFLFCLNAAVLIACVVHPSSFIGKVLSWKPLRWIGTRSYGIYLWHYPVIVLGTPIREIGNPVYWHIVVQLLIVFVLAEWSYRFVEVPIRTYGIRAFLRQYVQNIMKWRNLIMIRKVSTGVLSLILVICTTGIIGLAQGVTPAHEHTIKVSSVTQGVSGVQDGLNDPREEGKQSKPDSATGSSEQTPSAQENQKPTKQPNEVPPKQPAQQAPVVKKPVQTAGTKKKTYRNVLAIGDSVMLDIAKDLRRTYPNMTIDGKVGRQMSQALSLTPQYKKFNQKGNAVIIELGTNGYFTDKQIDRLLQAFSNTDIYLVNTRVPRSWESVVNQMITKKGQQFKNVKIVDWHSLGLKHPEYFAKDGVHLTPTGSRALSNLILSSFK; from the coding sequence ATGTCACAAGGAAAAGGGCATCGGTACATTTATGGGTTGGATGGGCTGCGGGCACTCGCAGTTCTAGCAGTTATTGTATATCACTTAAATTTAACATGGGCAATGGGTGGATTTTTAGGGGTAGATATTTTCTTCGTGCTCTCTGGGTACTTAATAACATCTATTATCTTGCCTGCCAAGGGAGAAGAGCTCTCCTTTAAATTAAAGGATTTTTGGATCAGCCGAATTCGACGCTTGCTGCCAGCCGCGTACGTTATGATTATGACGACGATGGCATGGGTGGTACTGTTTAAGGGAGATTTATTATCTAAAGTGCGCGGAGATGCGATTGCGTCTTTATTTTATAGCAGTAACTGGTGGTTTATTTTTCATAAAGTTTCCTATTTTGATAGCTTTGGTTCGCCGTCACCGTTAAAAAATTTATGGTCACTTGCGATTGAAGAACAGTTCTACCTTCTTTGGCCACTGTTATTAATCGCAGGATTAACGTTATTTAAAAGTCGCTTGAAATTTGCCACTATTGTGCTTATTGGGGCGGTTGGGTCTGCTGTGGCGATGGGGATGATGTACGAACCAGGGATGGACCCAAGTCGTATTTATTACGGAACGGATACGCGTTCTTTCGAGCTACTTATTGGTTGCTTTTTAGCACTCATTTGGCCAATGAAGCGTTTATCTACTAAAAAGCTTCCGAAGGTGCCACAAGCATCTCTCAATATAATAGGGGGTGTAACGCTTTTAGTGACGCTTGCGAGTTTTTATGTTGTCAATGAATATCAATCCTTTGTCTACCAGGGCGGTATGTTTTTATTCTGTTTGAATGCTGCTGTGCTTATTGCATGTGTGGTTCATCCAAGCAGTTTCATTGGCAAGGTGTTATCATGGAAGCCGCTTCGCTGGATCGGAACGAGGTCGTACGGGATTTATCTTTGGCATTATCCGGTCATCGTGCTCGGCACCCCGATTCGAGAAATCGGAAATCCTGTTTATTGGCATATTGTGGTGCAATTATTGATTGTATTCGTGCTAGCAGAATGGTCCTATCGTTTTGTTGAGGTACCAATTCGCACTTACGGAATTCGAGCATTTCTGCGTCAGTACGTGCAAAATATTATGAAGTGGAGAAACTTAATCATGATTCGAAAAGTTTCCACAGGTGTGTTATCTCTTATTCTCGTCATTTGTACGACAGGGATTATTGGCCTTGCACAAGGAGTAACTCCTGCTCATGAACACACTATAAAAGTAAGCAGTGTGACACAAGGTGTAAGTGGTGTACAGGATGGTCTAAACGATCCACGAGAGGAAGGAAAACAATCAAAACCAGATTCTGCTACAGGATCAAGTGAGCAAACACCATCAGCACAAGAAAATCAAAAGCCAACGAAGCAACCAAATGAAGTACCACCGAAACAGCCTGCTCAGCAAGCGCCAGTTGTAAAGAAACCAGTCCAAACAGCCGGAACAAAAAAGAAAACGTACCGGAATGTGTTAGCGATTGGAGATTCGGTGATGCTTGATATTGCAAAAGATCTTCGTCGTACCTATCCCAACATGACGATTGATGGAAAGGTAGGTCGCCAAATGTCACAAGCTCTTTCCCTCACTCCGCAATATAAGAAATTTAATCAAAAAGGGAATGCGGTCATCATCGAGCTTGGAACGAATGGATACTTCACTGATAAACAAATTGATCGGTTACTACAAGCCTTTTCGAATACTGATATTTACTTAGTCAATACACGTGTACCTCGCTCATGGGAAAGTGTCGTCAACCAAATGATCACAAAAAAAGGACAGCAATTCAAAAACGTGAAAATAGTTGATTGGCATTCTCTTGGTCTTAAGCATCCAGAGTATTTTGCAAAAGACGGCGTACATCTAACGCCAACAGGCTCTCGGGCCCTTTCAAACTTAATACTAAGTTCGTTTAAATAA
- a CDS encoding NUDIX domain-containing protein: MYPIRVRSSALIIENESILLVEFHDENGLHYNLPGGGVEPFETVVEAAKREAKEEASIDVDVTSLAFVYEYAPQQVEARYGETPSLTLFFDCKRKGECTPKMSSSPDPNQTGVKWIPLDQLDQVVLYPNIHEHIKSYVRLSAPLSFIEEEKLPVYK, from the coding sequence ATGTATCCCATTCGTGTCAGATCAAGCGCTCTCATTATTGAAAATGAGTCCATTTTATTAGTCGAATTTCACGACGAAAATGGCCTTCACTACAACCTTCCTGGTGGGGGAGTTGAACCATTTGAAACGGTGGTTGAAGCTGCAAAACGAGAAGCAAAAGAGGAAGCATCCATTGATGTGGACGTAACCTCTCTTGCGTTTGTATATGAATACGCGCCTCAACAGGTGGAGGCGCGTTATGGAGAAACGCCTTCTCTTACACTCTTTTTTGATTGTAAAAGAAAAGGAGAGTGCACGCCGAAAATGTCCTCGTCTCCAGATCCTAATCAAACGGGTGTGAAGTGGATTCCGCTTGATCAGCTAGATCAAGTGGTGTTATATCCAAATATTCATGAACACATCAAAAGCTATGTACGCTTATCTGCTCCTCTTTCATTTATTGAGGAGGAAAAGCTGCCTGTTTACAAGTGA
- a CDS encoding GNAT family N-acetyltransferase: protein MEGFAAYFMISQASVLQLIECNEIHIKQLVQLSSSIDWDYSREDLETIMSTGRIFAHQTEQGEIVSSGALVTYGGKMTCIGMVIVHPNYQGLGLGTEIMRHCLSLLGNQSAMLIATEEGKPMYEKLGFLTVSAVRKYFCVAPVRNSKHDFIKPYDSLDLSSVLRLDAEAFGDEREIFLRKRIEQATKRRVLRKSEGICGFGLAVETSQNLILGPIVAPTAEDAVALVRDLVQGYRGKLRIDVPTEQKSFQQLLEQSGFVFVNEPPIMIYGVNSLEKRNGDLYSIAAQIFG from the coding sequence ATGGAAGGATTTGCAGCGTATTTTATGATTAGTCAGGCTTCAGTTCTTCAGCTCATTGAATGTAATGAAATACATATTAAACAATTAGTGCAATTATCATCCTCCATAGATTGGGATTATAGTAGAGAAGACCTTGAAACGATTATGAGTACTGGTAGAATATTTGCTCATCAAACAGAGCAAGGTGAGATTGTATCAAGCGGAGCGCTCGTCACATACGGTGGAAAGATGACATGCATTGGCATGGTAATCGTTCATCCAAATTATCAGGGGTTGGGACTTGGAACAGAAATTATGCGGCATTGTCTGTCTCTTTTAGGAAACCAAAGCGCCATGCTCATTGCTACTGAAGAGGGAAAGCCGATGTATGAAAAGTTAGGCTTTTTAACGGTGAGTGCGGTTCGTAAATATTTTTGCGTGGCGCCGGTTAGGAATTCAAAACACGATTTTATAAAGCCTTATGACTCATTAGACTTGTCATCGGTTTTAAGGCTGGATGCCGAGGCTTTCGGTGACGAGCGGGAAATCTTTTTGAGAAAACGTATTGAACAAGCTACTAAGAGAAGAGTGCTTAGAAAGAGTGAAGGAATTTGCGGGTTTGGGCTGGCTGTCGAAACCTCACAGAATTTAATCTTAGGACCAATTGTTGCACCTACAGCAGAAGATGCCGTGGCCCTCGTTCGTGATCTAGTACAAGGTTATAGAGGAAAGCTACGCATAGATGTGCCTACTGAACAGAAGTCCTTTCAACAGTTGCTTGAACAAAGCGGCTTTGTATTTGTGAACGAGCCACCCATTATGATATACGGTGTGAATTCTTTAGAAAAGAGAAACGGAGATCTGTACAGCATCGCCGCCCAAATTTTCGGATAG
- a CDS encoding GNAT family N-acetyltransferase: MIIREMESKDNAVVKEIIQHSLKSLGLDIPGTAYFDPQLNDLHHYYTDLTNARYWVVEVAGTVAGGVGIAPFDEAEGVCELQKLYLTPDVQGLGLAKKLMETALDFASNHYDKCYLETQHALAPACRLYEKFGFSLLEKPLEGSEHSAMDAWYLKDLPKEAVR, encoded by the coding sequence ATGATTATTCGAGAAATGGAATCAAAAGACAATGCCGTCGTAAAAGAAATTATTCAACACTCTCTCAAATCACTTGGCTTAGACATTCCTGGCACTGCCTACTTTGACCCTCAGCTAAACGATCTGCATCACTATTATACTGATTTAACAAACGCCCGCTACTGGGTTGTCGAAGTTGCAGGCACTGTTGCAGGTGGAGTCGGAATTGCTCCGTTTGATGAAGCAGAAGGTGTTTGTGAACTTCAAAAACTTTACTTAACGCCAGATGTGCAAGGTCTCGGTTTAGCGAAAAAGCTGATGGAGACAGCGCTCGATTTTGCAAGCAATCACTATGACAAATGCTATCTAGAAACACAGCACGCCCTAGCACCCGCATGTCGTTTGTACGAAAAGTTTGGCTTTTCTCTGCTCGAAAAACCACTAGAAGGATCTGAGCATTCGGCAATGGATGCATGGTATTTAAAAGATCTTCCTAAAGAAGCCGTACGATAA
- a CDS encoding GNAT family N-acetyltransferase: MKIRRAIPEDAASITRVHVDSWRTTYKGIVSEDYLNKLSYRKRQEMWEGAIPKGHVFVAESPDGQVVGFASGGKERTDKFPLYDGELYALYILEDYQGSGTGKKLVQQLAGDLKKGGLHAMLTWVVENNRARYFYEDLGGEKIGSDEVEIGGNSMVELAYGWKDLQRIL, translated from the coding sequence ATGAAAATTAGAAGAGCCATTCCTGAGGATGCCGCGTCTATTACTCGTGTACATGTAGATAGCTGGCGCACAACGTATAAAGGAATTGTGTCGGAGGACTATTTAAATAAGCTGTCTTATAGGAAACGTCAGGAAATGTGGGAAGGTGCTATACCAAAGGGACACGTTTTCGTTGCAGAATCACCAGATGGACAAGTAGTGGGTTTTGCATCAGGTGGTAAGGAGCGCACCGATAAGTTTCCTCTTTATGACGGAGAGCTGTATGCTTTATATATACTAGAAGATTACCAGGGAAGCGGAACAGGAAAAAAGCTCGTGCAGCAGCTAGCGGGTGATTTAAAGAAGGGTGGCCTTCACGCCATGTTAACGTGGGTAGTTGAAAATAATCGCGCACGCTACTTTTATGAGGATCTTGGAGGAGAGAAGATCGGTTCTGATGAGGTTGAAATCGGCGGAAACTCAATGGTAGAACTAGCGTATGGATGGAAGGATTTGCAGCGTATTTTATGA
- a CDS encoding alpha/beta hydrolase: MERGMIQGKYIECDGKKIFVEHYGQENEQAILYLHGGPGEGSYDFSYHQAYRLSRSFEVIIIEQRGVCRSEGINPGESLRLEDLIEDCECIRKQLGIKKWSVIGHSFGGYLSVLYALKYPQSIDHLILEGPTFDFALTAKALLKRTASLYSQYGQTEELKKCVAFMKTNPSTRELVEGYMDLSQGLGDRRMEIYRRHNSVSTDFSVYTDDEWEIFYDRSEIHYNLLRDEGRIFQSLLSLLADVTVPMLLLLGKYDVVTCEEQVNAFVADAKEGAVYTFLSSAHTPHYEEEELFEEVVTKYLREGYLR, from the coding sequence ATGGAACGAGGTATGATTCAAGGGAAATATATCGAATGTGATGGTAAAAAGATATTTGTCGAGCATTACGGTCAAGAAAATGAGCAGGCGATTTTGTATTTACACGGGGGACCTGGTGAAGGAAGCTATGATTTCTCCTATCATCAAGCATATCGTTTGAGTAGGTCCTTTGAAGTAATTATTATCGAGCAGCGCGGTGTGTGCCGATCGGAAGGCATAAACCCGGGCGAATCGTTACGATTAGAGGATTTAATTGAGGATTGTGAATGTATTCGTAAGCAGCTCGGAATTAAAAAATGGTCCGTCATTGGTCATTCATTCGGTGGGTATTTAAGCGTACTATATGCTTTGAAATACCCACAATCGATTGACCATCTCATTCTAGAAGGGCCAACGTTTGATTTTGCATTGACAGCTAAAGCGTTGCTGAAACGAACGGCTAGTCTTTATAGTCAGTACGGTCAGACAGAAGAATTGAAAAAATGCGTCGCTTTTATGAAAACGAATCCCTCGACTCGTGAGCTTGTCGAGGGGTATATGGATCTTAGTCAAGGTTTAGGCGACAGGAGAATGGAAATTTACAGACGCCATAACTCTGTTTCAACCGATTTTTCGGTTTATACCGATGACGAGTGGGAGATCTTCTATGACCGATCAGAAATTCATTACAATCTTCTGCGCGATGAAGGGCGAATTTTTCAATCGCTTCTTTCACTTCTTGCTGATGTTACTGTACCGATGCTGCTTCTGCTTGGGAAATATGATGTTGTCACGTGTGAAGAGCAGGTAAACGCGTTTGTGGCAGATGCAAAAGAAGGAGCTGTTTATACCTTTTTAAGCAGCGCTCATACGCCACATTATGAGGAAGAGGAACTGTTTGAAGAAGTGGTGACGAAGTACTTACGAGAAGGATATCTTAGGTAA
- a CDS encoding MarC family protein produces MIALILKLTLSFFAVMNPLGNIPIFITLTNGYSVEEKRRNARKAAVISFIILTVFLVLGKYIFSMFGITIHAFRVAGGILIFGIAYSLLQAKHSSAQSPHPHEQKEAENQNDISITPLAIPIMAGPGTIATVMSHSTSYHLEKMISVFISYTLILAITFVLFYYSTAIISKLGQNGLNVISRLMGLILAVMSIQMIAGGIHGLFPHL; encoded by the coding sequence TTGATTGCTCTTATTTTAAAATTAACACTTTCCTTTTTTGCGGTGATGAACCCGCTCGGAAATATTCCAATTTTTATTACTTTAACGAACGGCTATTCTGTGGAGGAAAAACGACGTAATGCACGAAAAGCGGCCGTAATCTCGTTTATTATTTTGACCGTCTTTTTAGTGCTTGGAAAATACATTTTTTCAATGTTTGGCATTACGATCCATGCTTTTCGAGTCGCAGGAGGTATTTTAATTTTTGGGATTGCCTATAGCCTGCTACAGGCAAAGCACTCTAGCGCCCAAAGCCCTCATCCTCATGAGCAAAAAGAAGCGGAGAATCAAAATGATATTTCAATTACCCCGCTTGCGATTCCAATCATGGCTGGACCAGGAACAATCGCAACCGTTATGTCACACAGTACATCCTATCACCTGGAAAAAATGATTAGCGTTTTTATTAGCTACACGCTCATTCTTGCGATTACATTCGTGCTATTTTATTATTCGACTGCCATTATTTCAAAGCTCGGACAAAACGGGCTCAACGTTATTTCTCGTCTTATGGGGTTAATTTTAGCCGTTATGTCCATTCAAATGATTGCTGGTGGGATACACGGTCTGTTTCCTCACTTGTAA